The nucleotide sequence GTGTCCCCTGTGATGCGGTACTTTCCGCCCATTCCGGGGGGAGTGAGCATGCTCATGAACGCAGCGTAATGCCGCCGGTCGGCGATGCCTACTTGATGATCATGTGATCGCGTCCGGATGGGGGCGAACTGACCCCGAAAGGGTCAGCGGGAACGGGGCCGTGGGGCGCCGTCTCAGTCCATTTCCAGGACGCGGGCGTGCAGCACCTGGCGCTGCTGGAGCGCCGCGCGGACGGCGCGGTGCAGTCCGTCCTCGAGGTAGAGATCGCCCTGCCACTTCACGACGTGCGCGAAGAGGTCGCCGTAGAAGGTGGAGTCCTCGGCGAGCAGCGTCTCCAGGTCCAGCTGGCCCTTGGTGGTGACCAGCTGATCGAGGCGGACCGGGCGCGGGGCGACGTCCGCCCACTGCCGGGTGCTTTCCCGGCCGTGGTCGGGATACGGCTTTCCGTTTCCGATGCGCTTGAAGATCACACGGAAAGCCTACCGGGCGAGCGGCTCCCGGCGCAGCCATGCGCCACCGGTGCGATGCTGGTGCAAACCATGACAAAACCGAAATCGGGGTGCTGTGATGGGCGTGAGTGAGCAGCCACCGGCCGCGCCGGGCGGCCCCGCCGCCGAGATCGCCGCCGGGTACGCCTTCGAGGGAGCGGCACTCGATCTGGGGGCACTGCTCTGGGACGGCGGCTGTCACCCGGACGCGCCGGTCCGCATCCCACTGCCCGTGCTCAACCGGCACGGCCTGGTCGCCGGCGCCACCGGCACGGGCAAGACGAAGACGCTCCAGCTGATCGCCGAGCAGCTCTCGGCGCACGGCGTGCCCGTCTTCCTCGCCGACATCAAGGGCGACGTCTCCGGCGTCTCGGCCCCCGGCGAGGACGGCGAGAAGGTGCGGGAGCGGGCCGCCCAGGTGGGGCAGGAGTGGCGGGCGACCGGCTTCCCCTGCGAGTTCTACGGGCTCGGCGGGACCGGCCCCGGCATCCCGGTGCGCGCGACGGTGACCAGCTTCGGCCCCGTACTCCTGTCGAAGGTGCTCCAGCTCAACCAGACGCAGGAGCAGTCGCTCGGCCTGATCTTCCACTACGCCGACGCCAAGGGCCTGGAGCTGGTGGACCTCAAGGACCTGCGGGCGGTGGTGGCGTTCCTGGTCTCGGACACCGGGAAGGCCGAACTCAAGGGGATCGGCGGTCTCTCGACGGTGACGGCCGGGGTGATCCTGCGGTCGATCACGGCCTTCGAGCAGCAGGGCGCGGGAGACTTCTTCGGGGAGCCGGAGTTCGACACGTCCGAGTTCCTGCGGACGGCCGCGGACGGGCGGGGGATCGTCTCGGTCCTTGAGCTGCCGGCGGTGCAGGACAAGCCGCAGCTGTTCTCGACCTTCCTGATGTGGATGCTGGCGGACCTCTTCCACGACCTGCCGGAGGTCGGCGACCTGGAGAAGCCGAAGCTGGTGTTCTTCTTCGACGAGGCGCACCTGCTGTTCAGCGGGGCGTCGAAGGCGTTCCTGGCGTCGATCACCCAGACCGTGCGGCTGATCCGCTCGAAGGGCGTCGGGGTCTTCTTCGTGACGCAGACGCCGAAGGACGTGCCCTCGGACGTGCTCGCCCAGCTGGGCAACCGGGTGCAGCACGCGCTGCGGGCGTTCACACCGGACGACGCCAAGGCCCTGAAGGCGACGGTGCGGACCTTCCCGAACTCGCCGTACGACCTGGAGGAGGTGCTCACGGGCCTCGGTACGGGCGAGGCGGTGATCACCGTACTGAGCGAGAGGGGCGCGCCGACCCCGGTGGCGGCGACCCGGCTGCGGGCGCCGGAGTCGCTGATGGGCCCGATCGACGCGGCCGCGCTGGACGCGGCGGTGAAGGGCTCGCCGCTGTACGGGCGGTACGCGGAGGCGGTGGACCGCGAGTCGGCGTACGAGAAGCTGACGGCCGAGCAGCGGGCGGCGGAGGCGGCGGCGGTCGAGGCCGCGGCGGCCGAGGAGGCGGAGAAGGCGGCGAAGGCCGAGGGGGCGGGAGCGAGGGCTCCTCGTCGGAAGGAGGAGCCCTCGCTGGCCGAACAGGTGGTGGGCAGTGGGATCTTCAAGTCCCTGGCGCGCTCGATCGGCACCCAGCTGGGCCGGGAGATCAGCCGCTCGGTCTTCGGCACCGCCCGCCGGAGGAGATGAGGGTCAGGCGGCGGGGGTCAGGAGGTGACCTCGTCGTGGTCGGCGTGCAGGCCGCCGCCGCTGCCCGCGTCGCCGGTGGTCGGGACGGAGACGACCGGCTTGCGCAGCGAGGAGATGTCGTGGGCGTAGGTGCCCACGGCGTTGGCGATGACGTCGATGTTCACGTCGAAGGCCGTCATGTTGATGTTCTTCAGGTCGTCGCCCTTGGCGTGGTAGTTCACGTCGTACGCGACGCCCGCCGTCCCGCCGAACTTGGCGGCTTGGCCCGCGGTCTTGATGCCCTCGGCGCCGGTGAAGGTGCCGCCGGAGGGGATGCCGACCTCGATGAACGGGCCGTAGTCGGAGCGGCCGGTGAAGTCGGTGCCCTCGTGCGGGACTCCGCGCTTGTCCATGAAGTCGGTGATGTCGCGCTCCAGCTGGGCGGAGCCGGCCGGGCCCGCGCCGGCGCCGGTGGCGTCGGAGTCGTCGCCGTCGTAGACGAACAGGCCGTAGTTCGGCGAGGCGATCATGTCGAAGTTGAGGTAGAGCTTGATCTCGTTCTTGTCGAGCGAGCTCAGGTTCTTGACGTAGTGCTCGGAGCCGAGGAGCCCGTTCTCCTCGGCCGACCACCAGGCGAAGCGGACCTTGTTGCGGACCTTGTCCTTCGACTTGGCGAGCTCCAGGGCGGTCTGGAGGAGACCGGCGGAGCCGGAGCCGTTGTCGTTGATGCCGGGGCCGGCGGTGACGGAGTCGAGGTGCGAGCCGAGCATCACGGTGTTGGCGGCGTTGCCGCCGCGGGTCTCCGCGATGACGTTGTTGGTGGACCGGATCTGCTGGAGCTGGCGGATCTCCAGCGACAGCGAGACGGGGCCGGCCGCGAGGTCGGCGGCGAGCTGCTCGCCCTGCGCCTGGGTGAGGCCACCGGTCGGGATCTTGCCGGAGGCGGCGTCGCCGAGGGTGCCGGAGAGGGCGCCGGCGGTGTTGTTGTAGATGACGGCGGCGGCGGCGCCGGCCGCGGCGGCGTTCTGCTGCTTGACCGCGAAGGTGCAGCCGCCGCGCTTGATCAGCGCGATCTTGCCGGTGAAGGTGCCGGAGGCGAAGTCGCCCGGCTCGCAGCCGGTGGTGCCGTCGGCGTCGACGGGCACGGCCGCGAGGGCCGCGGTGATGCCGCCGACCGGGGTGGACTTGGTGTACGTCATCGCCTTGATGTCGAGGGTCCGGGGCGCGGGCGAGACGACCGAGGCCTTCTCGGCGAGCGTCTCCGTGTACTCGAAGTCGAACTTCTGGTACCTGACGTCGTATCCGGCCTTCTTGAGCTGCGTGTAGACGTACGCGGCCGAGGCGTCGTGGCCGAGCGAACCGGCGGCGCGGTGGCCGCCGGCCGAGTCGGCTATCGCCTGGAACTTCTGCAGGTGCTTGTAGGCATCCTGGGCGGAGGTTTCGCGGACCAGCTTCTTCGCCAGCTTGGCGGCATCGCGGGCGGGTGCTGCCGTGGGGTCCTGCCCGGCGGTGGCGGGCGAGGCGAGGACCAGCGGGGTGGCGAGGGCGGCGGCGGCCAGAACGGCCGCGGCCCGGCGCTGGGTAGCGTTCACAGAAGTCCTTCCCGTTACGGACGAGGTTGAGGGGAAGTTAGCGATCTGCGGGTCGGTCTGTGAACACCTTCTCCACAATTCCTGTCACGTAGAGCAGGAATGAAATCTGGAATTATCAATTCCCTGATCTTTTGGGGTCCTTGGCGGCTTTCGCGGCTTTCGCCGCCGCCTTCATCTCCTGCTTGTGGGCCCGCACCTTCGCCAGCGACTCCGGGCCCGTGATGTCGGCCGCCGAGCGGTACGCGCCCTGCTCGCCGTACGCCCCCGCCGCCTCCCGCCAGCCCGTCGGCCGCACCCCGTACTGCTTGCCGAGCAGGGCCAGGAAGATCTGCGCCTTCTGCTTCCCGAAGCCCGGCAGCGCCTGGAGCCGGGCGAGCAGCTCCTTCCCGGTCGCCGCGTCCGCCCACACGGCCCGGGCATCGCCGCCGTACTCCTCGACGAGGAACCGGCACAGCTGCTGCACGCGCTGCGCCATCGACCCCGGGTAGCGGTGCACGGCGGGCTTCTCGGAGAGCAGCGCGGCGAACTCCTCCGGGTCGCGGGCGGCGATCTCGTGCGCGTCGAGATCGTCCGCACCGAGCCGGGAGGCGATGGTGTACGGCCCGGAGAACGCCCACTCCATCGGGACCTGCTGGTCCAGGAGCATGCCGACGAGCGCGGCCAGCGGGGACCGGCCGAGCAGCGCGTCGGCGTCCGGCTGCTGGGCGAGGTGGATCTCGGGGTGGGCGGACTCGGACGGGCTCTGGGAAGCGGGACTCATGCCCTGATCATCCCGCCCGGCCGGGACGCCCGCCCGGTGGGTTCACCCCTTCGCGAAGCGGTCGAGCGTGGCGAGGACGAGCTCCTTGGTCTCGGTCCCGCCCAGGTGACCGGCGCTCTCGACGACGTGCAGCTCGGCGTCCGGCCAGGCGCGCGACAACTCCCAGGCGGTGTCGAGCGGGCCGGCCATGTCGGTCCGGCCGTGGATCAGGACGCCGGGGATGCCGGCCAGCCGGTGGGCGTCACGGATGAGGGCCCCCTCGTCGAGCCACGCGCCGTGCGCGAAGTAGTGCGAGCAGATCCGGACGAAGCCGAGCCGGGCGTCGTCGACCCGGTCGGTGTACGGGGTGCCCATGCCCTCCATCGAGAGGACGGCGTCCTCCCAGGCGCACCAGTCGGCCGCGGCCTTCTCCCGGACGGACCGGTCGGGGTGCTCCATGAGCGCCGCGTACGCGCCGACCAGGTCGTCCGCGTGGCCCGCCCCTTCGCGGAAGCGCGCGTGGGCCTCCGGGAAGAAACGGGCGACGCCCTCGTACAGCCAGGCCGTCTCGGACCGCCGGGTCGTCGTGACGGCCGCGATCACGATCTCCGTCACCCGCTCCGGGTACACCTCCGCGTACGCCAGGATCAGCGTGGAGCCCCAGGAGCCGCCGTACAGCAGCCACTGCTCGATCCCGAGGTGCTCGCGCAGCCGCTCCATGTCCGCGACCAGGTGCGCCGTGGTGTTCACCGCCATGTCGGCGGCCGGGTCGCTCGCGTGCGGGGTGGAGCGGCCGCAGCCCCGCTGGTCGAAGAGGACCAGGCGGTACGCCTCCGGGTCGAAGTAGCGCCGGCTGCCCGGGGAGGAGCCGGAGCCGGGCCCGCCGTGGACGACGAGCGCGGGCTTGCCCTGCGGGTTGCCGGAGACCTCCCAGTGCACGAGGTTGCCGTCGCCCACGTCGAGCAGGCCCTGGTCGTACGGTGCGGTGGCGTCGGAGTACATCCGGCCGAGCCTAACGGCCCGTGATCCGCACCGCCGGGTCTTCGCACCACGCCAGCAGCGCGGGCCACTCCCCGAACCCCGAGTCGGGGTTGAGGTGCCCGCCGCCCGGTACACGGTCCAGGTCCAGGCCCAGCGGCCGGCCGTAGGACAGGTCGGCGCCCTCGGGGCAGTACGGGTCCCCGTCGCCGTACACGAGACGGGCGTCGAGCCCCGCCTCGGTCAGGTCGAGTCCGTCGGCGAAGGCGGCGATCGGGGCGATCGAGGCGGTGACGGACGGGGAGGGCGGGGCGACGAGCAGAACGCGGTCGGCCCGCGGCCTGCGGGTGCCCGCCCGCAGCCAGAGCAGCACGGACAGACTGTGCGCGAGCACCACGAACTCGCCCTCGGCGGGGCGGGACCCGTGCTCGTCGAGCGCGTCGAGCCAGTCGTCGAGCACGGGCGCCTCGGGTTCGGGCAGCTGCGGGTACCGCACGTGATGCCCCCGCTCCCGCAGCCGCTGCGCGAGCCAGTGCTGCCAGTGCCCGGGCGGCCGCCGGTTCTCGTAACCGTGGAGGACGAGGAAGGTCTTGGGTGGGGTGGTCATGGCGGGATGGTGCGACCGGAAGCGGGCCGGGGTCCACCGAGTTCCACACCGTGGACGGGCGGGGGCCCCGCGCCAGGACCTCAGGCGCGCAGCCGCACGCGGGGGCCCCGCGCCAGGACCTCAGGCGCGCAGCCGCAGCAGGTGGCGTACGCCCGCCTTGAGGCGGACCGCCGACAGCTCCTGTTCGACGGCCAGATGGTGCATCACGTCCGGTGAGAACGGCGCGAGCAGCAGATGCGCGAGGAGCGTGCTGTCGGAGCCGGGCCTGAGCTGGCCGATCAGCAGGGCCGCGTGCGTGTGCATCACCCGGTAGGCACCGCTGTGGTACCGGGCGCGCGGCGAGGCCGAGTGCGCCGCGAGCAGGATCGAGCGCTGCTCGCCGATCCGGTCGACGAGCGCGTCGAGGAAGGCGTCGAGGCGTTCCCCGGCGGGCACGCCGGGCCCGAGCGGCGGCGGGCCGGTCATGAACGCCTCCTGGAACCGGCGCTCGCGGTCGTCCAGGAGCGCCCACAGAAGCTGGGAGACGTCGCCGAAGCGGCGGTAGACGGTGCCGACGCCGATGCCGCTGGCGTGGGCGACCTGGTTCATCGTGACGGCCTCGGGGCCGTCCTCGGCGATGATCCGGGCCGTGGCGTCGAGGATCTTGCGCCGGTTGCGGGCCGCGTCGGCGCGCTCGGGGGCGGGGGCGTCCACGGTGGGCAGCAGACCGGCCGACGGCACCGCCGCCGCGCCTCCGGCCCGCGGATACTCCGTGCTCATCTGGCGACTCCCTGCGCTTGGCGCGCTCGTCCTCGGCGCGCTGGTCCGTCCGCGTCCCGTCTCCCCCTGCCGGTCGGCCTCGAAGTGAGCATACCCGTCCCCCTTGCAAAGCGGATAGCAATCCGCTTAGTCTCGAAGCGTCGAAGCGGAAAGTAATCCGGTTGAGGAGCTCGCCATGTCCGTGAAGGTCGCCGTCATCTACTACTCGGCCACGGGTGCCGTTCACCAGCTCGCCCAGGCGGTCGCCGAGGGCGCCGAGAAGGCCGGCGCCGAGGTGCGGCTGCGCCGGGTGCCCGAGCTCGCTCCCGACGCCGCCATCGACTCGAACCCGGCCTGGCGCGCCCATGTGGACGCCACCGGTGACGTGGAGGTCGCCACCCTGGACGACCTGGAGTGGGCGGACGCGTACGCCTTCGGCTCGCCGACCCGCTTCGGCAACGTGGCCGCGCAGCTGAAGCAGTACATCGACACGTCCGGCGGGCTGTGGCAGCGCGGCGTGATGGCGGACAAGCCGGCGACGGCGTTCACCAGTGCGCACAACCTGCACGGCGGCAACGAGTCGACGCTGCTCGCGCTCTACAACACCTTCCACCACTGGGGCTCGGTCATCGTCTCGCCCGGCTTCACCGACCCGGCGGTCTACGCGGCCGGCGGCAACCCGTACGGCACGGCGCACCCGGGCGCGAACGGTGCCCCGGGGGAGAGCGTCCTGGAGGCCGCCCGCTACCAGGGCCGCCGCCTGACGAAGATCGCGAAGCGCCTGAAGGGCCTCGCGGACGACTGATCCGCGGCCTCAAGGACGACGGATTCGCGGCCTTGCGGACGACGGATTCGCGGCCGCGCGGACGACCGACCCGCGGCCTTGCGGATGCGTAGACCCCCGGGGTGAGGCACCCCGGGGGTCTCGCTGCGACCTTTCGGCGCCCGTCTCGTCGCGCGTTCTCGCCGCCCGGCTACGCGAGCGAGAGGAAGAGCTTCTCCAGCCGGGCCCGCATCGCGTCACGGTCCTCGCCGTCGCGGATGCCGCCCTCGACATCGGTCAGGCACTGCTGGAGTCCGGTCGCGATGATCGCGAACCCGGCCCGGTCGAGCGCCCGCGAGGCGGCGGCGAGCTGCGTCACGACCTCCTCGCAGTCCCGGCCCTCCTCGATCATCCGGATCACCCCGGAGATCTGGCCCTGGGCCCGGCGCAGCCGGTTCAGTACCGACTTCAGCTCCGCACCCGCGAGATCCAGTTCCACAGCCACTCCTCCACAGATACCCCGGGGGGTGAATTACTCCCCCCGTGCGGGGCCCGTCGAAGACGCCCGTCGAACACCAAGGATGACATCCGGACGGTCAGGACGCGGGCGCGTACCGGCGGAGGAACATCTCCACCCCGTCGACGACGAGCCGCTCGGCCAGGTCCTCGGTGAGCTCCGCGCCATGCTGCTCGAAGACCATCTGCGGGAAGACGAGCAGCGAGTAGAGCTGGAGGACGGCCACCTCCGTGTCGGGCACGTCGAGCAGCCCGCGGTCCGCGAGCGCGCGCAGCGCTTCGGCCACGGCCGGGTGGTGGCCGGCCGGGCCGTGCGCCCGCCAGGCGCGGCCCAGCTCGGGGAAGCGGTGGAGCTCGCTTGCCACCAGGGTGCGCAGGGCGCGGCCCTCGGCGTCGGCGCGTACGGCCCGGCCCCAGGCGCGGCCGGTCTCGGTGAGCGCGGCCTTGAGCTGCTCGGGCCCCTCGGCCTCGACGAGCCGCCCGAGGTCGGACGCCTTCCCGGTCGGCTGCCCGACCTGCTCCCCGTTTTGCTCCCCGTTCTGCTCCCCGCCGGTCAGCGGCTCGTCGATGACGCCCGCGACCACGGCCGTGAACAGGGCTTCCTTGCTGCCGAAGTGGTTGTAGACGGTCACCTTGGAGACGCCCGCCTCGGCGGCGATGGCGTCCATGCCGACGCCGAAGCCCTCGCGGAGGAAGAGGTCGCGGGCGGCCCGCACGATGGCCTGGCGCTTACGGGCGGCCCGGGGGCCGGTGGGGGCGGGCTTGGCGTCCATGGGGCCACCCTACCAACGTAACTGTACTCTTGAGTTCAACTGTACTGTGCCGTACAGTTCAGTTATGTCCACCGAAGCCGCCGTACCCACCCCTGCCCACCACTCCGGCCGGCCCCGCCCCGACCCCCGCCGCTGGACCGCCCTCGCGCTGATCTGCGCCGCCCAGTTCATGCTGGTCCTCGACGTGACCGTGGTGAACGTCGCACTGCCCGCGCTCGCCGCCGACCTCGGCCTCGACCGCACCGCCCTGACCTGGGTCGTCACCGCGTACACCCTCTGCTTCGGCGGACTGATGCTCCTCGGCGGCCGCCTCGCCGACGCCCTCGGCGCCCGCCGCGTCCTGCTCACCGGCCTCGCCCTCTTCACCGCCGCGTCCCTCGCCTGCGGCCTCGCGCCGGACGCCGCCGTCCTGCTCGGCGGCCGCGTCGCCCAGGGCATCGGCGCCGCCCTGCTCTCCCCGGCGGCGCTCGCCCTGGTCACCACGGTGTTCCACGGCCCGGAACGGCACCGGGCGCTCGGTGTCTGGGCGGCCGTCGGCGGCACCGGCTCCGCCGTCGGCGTCCTGCTCGGCGGCGCCCTCACCGCGGGCCCGGGCTGGCCGTGGGTCTTCTACGTCAACGTGCCGGTGGGCCTCGCGGTCCTCGCGGCCCTCCCCAGGTTCGTACCGAAACCGGAGCCGGAGCCGCAGCCGAAGCCGGAGCCGAAGCCGGAAACGCCAGACCACAGGGCGAAGACGTCCGACCGCACGGCGAAGACGCGCGGCGGCGGTCTCGACATCCCCGGCGCCGTCCTCGTCACCACCGCCACCGGCGCCCTCGTCTACGGACTCGTCCGGGCCGGCGACACCGGCTGGACCTCCGCCGCGACCCTGCTCCCCCTGCTCGCCGCGCTCG is from Streptomyces venezuelae ATCC 10712 and encodes:
- a CDS encoding RBBP9/YdeN family alpha/beta hydrolase — its product is MTTPPKTFLVLHGYENRRPPGHWQHWLAQRLRERGHHVRYPQLPEPEAPVLDDWLDALDEHGSRPAEGEFVVLAHSLSVLLWLRAGTRRPRADRVLLVAPPSPSVTASIAPIAAFADGLDLTEAGLDARLVYGDGDPYCPEGADLSYGRPLGLDLDRVPGGGHLNPDSGFGEWPALLAWCEDPAVRITGR
- the pip gene encoding prolyl aminopeptidase, coding for MYSDATAPYDQGLLDVGDGNLVHWEVSGNPQGKPALVVHGGPGSGSSPGSRRYFDPEAYRLVLFDQRGCGRSTPHASDPAADMAVNTTAHLVADMERLREHLGIEQWLLYGGSWGSTLILAYAEVYPERVTEIVIAAVTTTRRSETAWLYEGVARFFPEAHARFREGAGHADDLVGAYAALMEHPDRSVREKAAADWCAWEDAVLSMEGMGTPYTDRVDDARLGFVRICSHYFAHGAWLDEGALIRDAHRLAGIPGVLIHGRTDMAGPLDTAWELSRAWPDAELHVVESAGHLGGTETKELVLATLDRFAKG
- a CDS encoding TetR/AcrR family transcriptional regulator; the encoded protein is MDAKPAPTGPRAARKRQAIVRAARDLFLREGFGVGMDAIAAEAGVSKVTVYNHFGSKEALFTAVVAGVIDEPLTGGEQNGEQNGEQVGQPTGKASDLGRLVEAEGPEQLKAALTETGRAWGRAVRADAEGRALRTLVASELHRFPELGRAWRAHGPAGHHPAVAEALRALADRGLLDVPDTEVAVLQLYSLLVFPQMVFEQHGAELTEDLAERLVVDGVEMFLRRYAPAS
- the wrbA gene encoding NAD(P)H:quinone oxidoreductase; translation: MSVKVAVIYYSATGAVHQLAQAVAEGAEKAGAEVRLRRVPELAPDAAIDSNPAWRAHVDATGDVEVATLDDLEWADAYAFGSPTRFGNVAAQLKQYIDTSGGLWQRGVMADKPATAFTSAHNLHGGNESTLLALYNTFHHWGSVIVSPGFTDPAVYAAGGNPYGTAHPGANGAPGESVLEAARYQGRRLTKIAKRLKGLADD
- a CDS encoding TetR/AcrR family transcriptional regulator; this translates as MSTEYPRAGGAAAVPSAGLLPTVDAPAPERADAARNRRKILDATARIIAEDGPEAVTMNQVAHASGIGVGTVYRRFGDVSQLLWALLDDRERRFQEAFMTGPPPLGPGVPAGERLDAFLDALVDRIGEQRSILLAAHSASPRARYHSGAYRVMHTHAALLIGQLRPGSDSTLLAHLLLAPFSPDVMHHLAVEQELSAVRLKAGVRHLLRLRA
- a CDS encoding metal-sensitive transcriptional regulator is translated as MELDLAGAELKSVLNRLRRAQGQISGVIRMIEEGRDCEEVVTQLAAASRALDRAGFAIIATGLQQCLTDVEGGIRDGEDRDAMRARLEKLFLSLA
- a CDS encoding M28 family metallopeptidase: MNATQRRAAAVLAAAALATPLVLASPATAGQDPTAAPARDAAKLAKKLVRETSAQDAYKHLQKFQAIADSAGGHRAAGSLGHDASAAYVYTQLKKAGYDVRYQKFDFEYTETLAEKASVVSPAPRTLDIKAMTYTKSTPVGGITAALAAVPVDADGTTGCEPGDFASGTFTGKIALIKRGGCTFAVKQQNAAAAGAAAAVIYNNTAGALSGTLGDAASGKIPTGGLTQAQGEQLAADLAAGPVSLSLEIRQLQQIRSTNNVIAETRGGNAANTVMLGSHLDSVTAGPGINDNGSGSAGLLQTALELAKSKDKVRNKVRFAWWSAEENGLLGSEHYVKNLSSLDKNEIKLYLNFDMIASPNYGLFVYDGDDSDATGAGAGPAGSAQLERDITDFMDKRGVPHEGTDFTGRSDYGPFIEVGIPSGGTFTGAEGIKTAGQAAKFGGTAGVAYDVNYHAKGDDLKNINMTAFDVNIDVIANAVGTYAHDISSLRKPVVSVPTTGDAGSGGGLHADHDEVTS
- a CDS encoding helicase HerA-like domain-containing protein, with amino-acid sequence MGVSEQPPAAPGGPAAEIAAGYAFEGAALDLGALLWDGGCHPDAPVRIPLPVLNRHGLVAGATGTGKTKTLQLIAEQLSAHGVPVFLADIKGDVSGVSAPGEDGEKVRERAAQVGQEWRATGFPCEFYGLGGTGPGIPVRATVTSFGPVLLSKVLQLNQTQEQSLGLIFHYADAKGLELVDLKDLRAVVAFLVSDTGKAELKGIGGLSTVTAGVILRSITAFEQQGAGDFFGEPEFDTSEFLRTAADGRGIVSVLELPAVQDKPQLFSTFLMWMLADLFHDLPEVGDLEKPKLVFFFDEAHLLFSGASKAFLASITQTVRLIRSKGVGVFFVTQTPKDVPSDVLAQLGNRVQHALRAFTPDDAKALKATVRTFPNSPYDLEEVLTGLGTGEAVITVLSERGAPTPVAATRLRAPESLMGPIDAAALDAAVKGSPLYGRYAEAVDRESAYEKLTAEQRAAEAAAVEAAAAEEAEKAAKAEGAGARAPRRKEEPSLAEQVVGSGIFKSLARSIGTQLGREISRSVFGTARRRR
- a CDS encoding MFS transporter, coding for MSTEAAVPTPAHHSGRPRPDPRRWTALALICAAQFMLVLDVTVVNVALPALAADLGLDRTALTWVVTAYTLCFGGLMLLGGRLADALGARRVLLTGLALFTAASLACGLAPDAAVLLGGRVAQGIGAALLSPAALALVTTVFHGPERHRALGVWAAVGGTGSAVGVLLGGALTAGPGWPWVFYVNVPVGLAVLAALPRFVPKPEPEPQPKPEPKPETPDHRAKTSDRTAKTRGGGLDIPGAVLVTTATGALVYGLVRAGDTGWTSAATLLPLLAALALYAAFAAAERTVRTPLMDLRMLTRRPVVAGSLLMLVATALLISFFFLGSAQLQHVHHLDALRTGLLFLPVALTTAIGAHLGSRLVATAGPRACATGGLAVAALGCLPLTFLDPGSGPWTTLLPALATAAFGLGAVFVTATTTALGLITPHEAGLASGIVNTFHELGGSIGVALVSTLALTATATPTPGGLTAAYTLCTVAAAATALAAPLLIPRGVPRPTGGPHGMH
- a CDS encoding HhH-GPD-type base excision DNA repair protein, producing the protein MSPASQSPSESAHPEIHLAQQPDADALLGRSPLAALVGMLLDQQVPMEWAFSGPYTIASRLGADDLDAHEIAARDPEEFAALLSEKPAVHRYPGSMAQRVQQLCRFLVEEYGGDARAVWADAATGKELLARLQALPGFGKQKAQIFLALLGKQYGVRPTGWREAAGAYGEQGAYRSAADITGPESLAKVRAHKQEMKAAAKAAKAAKDPKRSGN
- a CDS encoding type II toxin-antitoxin system VapB family antitoxin translates to MIFKRIGNGKPYPDHGRESTRQWADVAPRPVRLDQLVTTKGQLDLETLLAEDSTFYGDLFAHVVKWQGDLYLEDGLHRAVRAALQQRQVLHARVLEMD